One segment of Ficedula albicollis isolate OC2 chromosome 2, FicAlb1.5, whole genome shotgun sequence DNA contains the following:
- the LOC101816439 gene encoding apidaecins type 73-like produces MPVPGPPGPSHPRPTQAKPSQAHRLTQAKPSQAHPGQAVPGSPRPSHPRHTRAKPSQAHPGQAIPGTPGPSRPRLTQAKPSQAHPGQAVPGSPRPSHPRHTRAKPSQAHPGQAIPGTPGPSRPRLTQAKPSQAHPGQAVPGSPRPSHPRHTRAKPSQAHPGQAIPGTPGPSRPRLTQAKPSQAHPGQAVPGSPRPSHPRHTRAKPSQAHPGQAIPGTPGPSRPRLTQAKPSQAHPGQAIPGTPRPSRAGCRQSDAPGPHPAPDSCYALAASPKRHLGQRRRSDGAVRTKELALPVKMQLHSSSSSSVCGSSSGVRSPLGSPPGADLR; encoded by the exons atgcCCGTCCCGGGCCCACCCGGGCCAAGCCATCCCAGGCCCACCCAGGCCAAGCCGTCCCAGGCACACCGGCTCACCCAGGCCAAGCCATCCCAGGCACACCCGGGCCAAGCCGTCCCAGGCTCACCCAGGCCAAGCCATCCCAGGCACACCCGGGCCAAGCCGTCCCAGGCTCACCCAGGCCAAGCCATCCCAGGCACACCCGGGCCAAGCCGTCCCAGGCTCACCCAGGCCAAGCCATCCCAGGCACACCCGGGCCAAGCCGTCCCAGGCTCACCCAGGCCAAGCCATCCCAGGCACACCCGGGCCAAGCCGTCCCAGGCTCACCCAGGCCAAGCCATCCCAGGCACACCCGGGCCAAGCCGTCCCAGGCTCACCCAGGCCAAGCCATCCCAGGCACACCCGGGCCAAGCCGTCCCAGGCTCACCCAGGCCAAGCCATCCCAGGCACACCCGGGCCAAGCCGTCCCAGGCTCACCCAGGCCAAGCCATCCCAGGCACACCCGGGCCAAGCCGTCCCAGGCTCACCCAGGCCAAGCCATCCCAGGCACACCCGGGCCAAGCCGTCCCAGGCTCACCCAGGCCAAGCCATCCCAGGCACACCCGGGCCAAGCCGTCCCAGGCTCACCCAGGCCAAGCCATCCCAGGCACACCCGGGCCAAGCCGTCCCAGGCTCACCCAGGCCAAGCCATCCCAGGCACACCCGGGCCAAGCCATCCCAGGCACACCCAGGCCAAGCCGTGCCGGCTGCCGGCAGAGCGATGCCCCGGGACCCCACCCTGCCCCTGATTCCT GTTATGCCCTCGCTGCCTCCCCAAAACGGCACCTgggacagaggaggaggagtgat GGAGCCGTGAGGACAAaggagctggctctgccagtGAAGATGCAGCtgcactcctcctcctcctcctccgtgtgtgggagcagcagcgGTGTGCGCAGCCCTTTGGGTTCCCCACCCGGAGCTGACCTCCGATAA